The Pyrus communis chromosome 9, drPyrComm1.1, whole genome shotgun sequence genome has a segment encoding these proteins:
- the LOC137745783 gene encoding carboxyl-terminal-processing peptidase 3, chloroplastic-like, with protein sequence MERLCPNMDLKPASFPPISARFVKPISLSLHSHRFSCLDRRVAKKWRVSVVHANSEAKFSSQELVRTIGKGLLSFAAAVAANYAVVCCNYPAMAESLTVAFPASRTTEVNSVQTTLVETWGLIRETFIDPAFNHQDWDQKLQQTMTEMFPLRSADAAYMKISGMLSTLGDPFTRIISPKEYQSFRIGSNGNLQGVGLFINMEPRTGHLVVLSCVEGGPAARAGVHQGDELVEINGEKVDGIDTEVAVQKLRGRVGTTVTVKVHGGNDIGGDSGIKEVKLPREYIKLSPISTATIPHKTSDGRLTKTGYVKLSAFSQTAAADMETAINEMLRQGVHSYILDLRNNPGGLVKAGLDVAQIWLDGDETLVNTIDREGNLLPINMVNGHAITHDPLVVLVNEGSASASEILAGALHDNRRATLVGHRTFGKGKIQSVTELHDGSALFVTVAKYLSPALHDIDLVGIAPDVQCTTEMLNSPNSVSSSLEADSCVLVAEHELDIQESKGTAS encoded by the exons atggagcgCCTCTGCCCAAACATGGATCTCAAACCAGCATCTTTCCCACCAATTTCAGCAAGATTCGTGAAACCCATTTCACTTTCACTGCACTCTCATCGGTTTTCGTGCTTGGATCGCCGGGTGGCTAAGAAATGGAGGGTGTCTGTTGTCCATGCAAACTCTGAAGCCAAGTTTTCGAGTCAGGAGTTGGTGAGGACAATTGGGAAAGGGTTGCTTTCATTTGCCGCTGCCGTTGCTGCAAATTATGCTGTTGTTTGTTGTAACTATCCGGCGATGGCGGAGTCTCTGACGGTGGCTTTTCCGGCGTCACGCACTACTGAG GTGAATTCGGTTCAAACAACTCTTGTGGAGACTTGGGGTTTGATTAGGGAAACATTCATAGACCCGGCATTTAATCATCAAG ATTGGGATCAAAAGTTGCAGCAAACAATGACGGAAATGTTTCCCCTTAGGTCTGCTGATGCAGCATATATGAAAATCAGTGGAATGCTATCTACTCTTGGTGATCCCTTTACACGGATCATCAGTCCCAAG GAATATCAAAGTTTTCGGATTGGAAGCAATGGAAATCTACAAGGAGTTGGCCTTTTCATAAATATGGAACCAAGAACAGGCCATTTG GTTGTTTTGTCTTGTGTAGAGGGTGGCCCAGCTGCTCGCGCTGGTGTACATCAAGGAGATGAGTTGGTTGAAATTAATG GAGAGAAGGTGGATGGTATTGACACTGAAGTAGCCGTTCAGAAACTTAGAGGTCGAGTTGGAACAACTGTTACAGTAAAAGTTCATGGA GGAAATGATATCGGAGGTGATTCTGGAATAAAAGAG GTAAAACTACCTCGTGAGTACATTAAGCTTTCCCCGATTTCAACTGCTACCATCCCTCATAAAACCTCAGATGGACGTCTAACCAAAACAGGTTATGTGAAATTGTCAGCATTTTCTCAG ACTGCTGCAGCTGATATGGAAACTGCTATTAACGAAATGTTGAGGCAGGGTGTACACTCATACATACTGGATTTACGAAACAATCCG GGAGGACTGGTAAAAGCAGGACTTGACGTTGCCCAAATTTGGCTAGATGGGGATGAAACCCTAGTGAATACTATTGATCGAGAAGGGAACTTGTTACCCATAAACATGGTCAATGGGCATGCTATAACACATGATCCACTTGTTGTGCTT GTTAACGAGGGCAGCGCAAGTGCAAGTGAGATTCTGGCAGGGGCACTACATGATAATCGCCGAGCCACTCTTGTGGGGCACAGAACCTTCGGAAAAGGAAAAATCCAG AGTGTCACAGAGTTGCATGATGGATCAGCTTTATTTGTCACGGTGGCCAAATACTTATCTCCCGCGCTTCATGACATAGACCTGGTTGGCATTGCACCTGATGTTCAATGCACAACTGAAATGCTCAATTCTCCCAATTCAGTCTCATCATCTCTAGAAGCAGATTCATGTGTCTTGGTAGCAGAACACGAATTGGACATTCAGGAATCCAAAGGCACCGCTTCTTGA